From Pseudomonas fluorescens, one genomic window encodes:
- a CDS encoding acetyl-CoA sensor PanZ family protein: MPIVVESLHSPSYQDQQDLQKIYQDAPQWLFAPYADERQLIEDSLSDGSLIAGRFNDRLLGAARLDRQAPVWQLSHLCVRKVTRRRGVAERLICEARNMAERAGATLHLLAPGGHLEAQALAAKLKLPLDLL, encoded by the coding sequence ATGCCCATCGTTGTCGAATCGCTGCACAGCCCCAGCTATCAGGATCAGCAGGATCTGCAGAAAATTTATCAGGACGCCCCGCAGTGGCTGTTCGCGCCCTACGCCGATGAACGTCAACTGATTGAAGATAGCTTGTCTGACGGCAGCCTGATCGCCGGGCGCTTCAACGACCGCCTGCTGGGCGCCGCGCGACTGGACCGCCAGGCGCCCGTGTGGCAGTTGTCGCATCTGTGCGTACGCAAAGTGACCCGACGCCGTGGGGTGGCCGAGCGCCTGATCTGCGAGGCCCGCAACATGGCCGAGCGCGCTGGCGCGACCTTGCATCTGCTGGCCCCTGGCGGCCACCTGGAGGCGCAGGCCCTGGCCGCCAAGCTCAAGTTGCCGCTGGACCTGCT
- a CDS encoding OFA family MFS transporter encodes MSTSTVAGNSAAEPAFLSKERIIAKPGFNRWLVPPAALAIHLCIGMAYGFSVFWLPLSKALGVTAPIACAPDMSFIAQVFSSQCDWPISMLGWIYTLFFIFLGCSAAIWGGWLEHAGPRKAGVVSALCWCGGLLISALGIYTHQIWLMWLGSGVIGGIGLGLGYISPVSTLIKWFPDKRGMATGMAIMGFGGGAMVGAPLAAALMSHFASPSGVGVWQSFLVMAAIYLVFMIGGAMSYRVPPTGWKPEGWTPPEKKTANAMITHRHVHVNVAWKTPQFRLVWLVLCLNVSAGIGILGMASPLLQEVFGGKLLGNDLPFGALDAGQLASIAAIAAGFTGLLSLFNIGGRFFWASFSDYLGRKNTYFVFFALGFALYALIPNLGHLGNVSLFVAAFCIILSMYGGGFATVPAYLADLFGTQMVGAIHGRLLTAWAAAGVLGPVLVNYLREYQLSIGVERAAAYDITLYILAGLLVLGFLCNLLVRPVADKYFMTDAELAAEQALGHDKGANSSTVLEWKASSGSVPLAVAAWLAVGIPLAWGIWVTLQKTAVLFH; translated from the coding sequence ATGAGCACGAGCACCGTGGCCGGCAATAGTGCCGCCGAACCGGCGTTCCTGTCCAAGGAACGCATCATCGCCAAGCCCGGTTTCAACCGCTGGCTGGTTCCACCGGCCGCATTGGCCATCCACCTGTGCATCGGCATGGCCTATGGCTTCTCGGTCTTCTGGTTGCCGCTGTCCAAGGCGTTGGGCGTGACCGCGCCGATTGCGTGCGCGCCGGACATGAGCTTTATCGCGCAAGTTTTCTCATCGCAGTGCGACTGGCCGATCTCGATGCTCGGCTGGATCTACACGCTGTTCTTCATCTTCCTCGGTTGCTCGGCAGCCATCTGGGGCGGCTGGCTGGAGCACGCCGGACCGCGCAAGGCGGGTGTGGTGTCGGCGCTGTGCTGGTGCGGCGGCCTGCTGATTTCCGCGCTGGGTATCTATACCCACCAGATCTGGCTGATGTGGCTCGGCTCCGGCGTCATCGGCGGGATTGGCCTGGGCCTGGGCTACATTTCCCCGGTCTCGACCTTGATCAAATGGTTTCCGGACAAGCGCGGCATGGCCACCGGCATGGCGATCATGGGGTTCGGTGGTGGGGCCATGGTCGGCGCGCCGTTGGCGGCTGCCTTGATGAGCCATTTTGCTTCGCCAAGCGGTGTCGGCGTCTGGCAGAGCTTCCTGGTAATGGCGGCGATCTACCTGGTGTTCATGATTGGCGGTGCGATGTCCTACCGTGTTCCGCCGACCGGCTGGAAGCCTGAAGGCTGGACACCGCCGGAGAAAAAAACCGCGAACGCGATGATCACTCATCGCCATGTCCACGTGAACGTTGCATGGAAAACCCCGCAGTTCCGCCTGGTCTGGCTGGTGTTGTGCCTGAACGTTTCGGCCGGTATCGGCATCCTCGGCATGGCTTCGCCGCTGCTGCAAGAGGTGTTCGGCGGCAAGCTGCTGGGCAATGACTTGCCTTTCGGCGCGCTGGATGCCGGACAATTGGCGTCGATTGCGGCGATCGCGGCGGGCTTCACAGGCTTGCTGAGCCTGTTCAACATCGGCGGGCGCTTCTTCTGGGCGTCGTTTTCCGACTACCTGGGACGAAAAAATACCTACTTCGTGTTCTTCGCCCTAGGTTTTGCCCTCTATGCGTTGATCCCGAATCTCGGGCACCTGGGTAACGTTTCGCTGTTTGTCGCGGCGTTCTGCATCATCCTCTCGATGTACGGCGGCGGTTTTGCCACCGTGCCGGCCTACCTCGCCGACCTGTTCGGTACGCAAATGGTTGGTGCCATTCACGGTCGTTTGCTTACCGCCTGGGCCGCAGCCGGTGTACTCGGCCCGGTGCTGGTGAACTACCTGCGTGAGTATCAGTTGAGCATCGGCGTTGAGCGTGCGGCGGCCTATGACATCACTCTGTACATCCTCGCCGGCCTGCTGGTGCTCGGGTTCCTGTGCAATCTGCTGGTGCGGCCGGTGGCCGACAAGTACTTCATGACCGACGCCGAACTCGCCGCCGAACAGGCGCTGGGCCACGACAAGGGCGCCAACAGCAGCACCGTGCTGGAGTGGAAAGCCTCTTCGGGCAGCGTGCCGTTGGCGGTGGCGGCCTGGCTGGCGGTGGGGATTCCGCTGGCGTGGGGGATCTGGGTGACGTTGCAGAAGACGGCAGTGTTGTTCCACTAA
- the hisB gene encoding imidazoleglycerol-phosphate dehydratase HisB translates to MAERIASVERDTLETQIKASINLDGTGKARFDIGVPFLEHMLDQIARHGLIDLDIESKGDLHIDDHHTVEDVGITLGQAFSKAIGDKKGIRRYGHAYVPLDEALSRVVIDFSGRPGLQMHVPYTRATVGGFDVDLFQEFFQGFVNHANVTLHIDNLRGHNTHHQIETVFKAFGRALRMAVELDDRMAGQMPSTKGVL, encoded by the coding sequence ATGGCCGAACGTATTGCCTCCGTCGAGCGCGACACTCTGGAAACCCAGATCAAAGCCTCGATCAACCTGGATGGCACCGGAAAGGCCCGATTTGATATCGGTGTACCTTTTCTTGAGCACATGCTGGACCAGATCGCCCGTCACGGGCTGATCGACCTGGATATCGAGAGCAAGGGCGACCTGCATATCGACGATCACCACACCGTGGAAGACGTCGGTATCACCTTGGGCCAAGCCTTCAGCAAAGCCATTGGCGACAAGAAAGGCATCCGTCGTTATGGCCACGCCTATGTGCCGCTCGACGAAGCGCTGTCGCGCGTGGTGATCGACTTCTCCGGCCGGCCAGGCCTGCAGATGCACGTTCCCTACACTCGCGCGACCGTTGGTGGCTTCGACGTGGACTTGTTCCAGGAGTTCTTCCAGGGCTTCGTCAACCACGCCAACGTCACCCTGCACATCGACAATCTGCGTGGGCACAACACCCACCACCAGATCGAAACCGTGTTCAAGGCTTTCGGCCGCGCCCTGCGCATGGCCGTCGAGCTGGATGACCGCATGGCCGGGCAAATGCCCTCGACCAAGGGCGTCCTGTAA
- the hisH gene encoding imidazole glycerol phosphate synthase subunit HisH, whose protein sequence is MQTVAVIDYGMGNLHSVAKALEHVGAGKVLITSDASVIREADRVVFPGVGAIRDCMAEIRRLGFDSLVREVSQDRPFLGICVGMQALLDHSEENDGVDCIGLFPGQVKFFGKDLHEDGEHLKVPHMGWNEVQQTVDHPLWHNIPDLARFYFVHSYYIAAGNPRQVVGGGHYGQNFAAALAEGSRFAVQFHPEKSHSHGLQLLQNFAAWDGRW, encoded by the coding sequence ATGCAGACCGTTGCGGTAATCGATTACGGCATGGGTAACCTGCACTCGGTGGCCAAGGCGTTGGAACACGTCGGTGCCGGCAAGGTGCTGATTACCAGCGATGCCAGCGTGATTCGCGAAGCCGACCGGGTGGTCTTCCCCGGTGTCGGCGCGATTCGCGACTGCATGGCTGAGATTCGTCGCCTGGGCTTCGACTCGCTGGTCCGTGAAGTCAGCCAGGATCGTCCGTTCCTCGGCATCTGTGTGGGCATGCAGGCCTTGCTCGATCACAGTGAAGAGAACGACGGAGTTGACTGCATCGGCCTGTTCCCGGGTCAGGTGAAGTTTTTCGGCAAAGACCTGCACGAAGACGGCGAACACCTGAAAGTCCCGCACATGGGCTGGAACGAAGTGCAGCAGACGGTGGATCACCCGCTGTGGCACAACATTCCTGACCTGGCGCGCTTTTACTTCGTGCACAGCTACTACATCGCCGCCGGTAATCCGCGCCAGGTGGTAGGTGGCGGTCACTACGGCCAGAATTTCGCCGCCGCACTGGCCGAAGGCTCGCGCTTCGCCGTGCAGTTCCACCCGGAGAAGAGCCATTCCCACGGCCTGCAGTTGCTGCAGAACTTCGCCGCGTGGGACGGTCGCTGGTAA
- a CDS encoding DUF2164 domain-containing protein: protein MAVKKSKPPILRLTAEQENEANSKIKRFMEDRFELDLGTFEAAEILELFTREIAPHYYNRAIFDVQTHLKERFESIESDLWALEKN from the coding sequence ATGGCGGTCAAGAAGTCAAAGCCGCCGATCCTGCGGCTCACCGCCGAGCAGGAGAACGAGGCCAACAGCAAGATCAAGCGGTTCATGGAGGACCGCTTCGAACTCGACCTCGGTACGTTCGAGGCGGCTGAGATTCTTGAGCTGTTTACCCGCGAAATTGCTCCGCACTATTACAACAGGGCGATTTTCGATGTGCAGACGCACCTCAAAGAGAGGTTTGAAAGCATCGAAAGCGACCTGTGGGCGCTCGAAAAAAACTGA
- the hisA gene encoding 1-(5-phosphoribosyl)-5-[(5-phosphoribosylamino)methylideneamino]imidazole-4-carboxamide isomerase: protein MLIIPAIDLKDGACVRLRQGRMEDSTVFSDDPVSMAAKWVEGGCRRLHLVDLNGAFEGQPVNGEVVTAIAKRYPNLPIQIGGGIRSLETIEHYVKAGVSYVIIGTKAVKDPAFVAEACRAFPGKIIVGLDAKDGFVATDGWAEISTIQVIDLAKQFEADGVSSIVYTDIAKDGMMQGCNVPFTAALAAATKIPVIASGGIHNLGDIKTLLDAKAPGIIGAITGRAIYEGTLDVAEAQAFCDSYKG from the coding sequence ATGCTGATTATTCCCGCTATCGATCTTAAAGACGGTGCCTGTGTACGTCTGCGCCAGGGCCGTATGGAAGATTCCACGGTGTTCTCCGATGACCCGGTGAGCATGGCCGCCAAATGGGTGGAGGGCGGCTGCCGTCGTCTGCATCTGGTCGACCTGAACGGCGCCTTCGAAGGCCAGCCAGTCAACGGCGAAGTCGTCACTGCGATCGCCAAGCGCTACCCGAACCTGCCGATCCAGATCGGCGGCGGTATCCGCTCCCTGGAAACCATCGAGCACTACGTGAAAGCGGGTGTGAGCTACGTGATCATCGGCACCAAGGCCGTGAAAGATCCTGCGTTCGTCGCCGAAGCTTGCCGCGCGTTTCCGGGCAAAATCATCGTGGGTCTGGATGCCAAAGACGGTTTTGTCGCCACCGACGGCTGGGCTGAAATCAGCACCATCCAGGTGATCGACCTGGCCAAGCAGTTTGAAGCCGACGGCGTCTCTTCGATTGTTTATACCGACATCGCCAAAGACGGCATGATGCAGGGCTGCAACGTACCGTTCACCGCCGCACTGGCTGCTGCAACAAAGATCCCGGTGATCGCTTCCGGCGGCATCCACAACCTGGGCGACATCAAGACCCTGCTCGACGCCAAGGCCCCCGGTATCATCGGCGCTATCACCGGCCGTGCGATCTACGAAGGCACTCTCGACGTCGCCGAGGCGCAAGCCTTCTGCGATTCGTACAAAGGCTGA
- the hisF gene encoding imidazole glycerol phosphate synthase subunit HisF, with protein sequence MALAKRIIPCLDVDNGRVVKGVKFENIRDAGDPVEIARRYDEQGADEITFLDITASVDGRDTTLHTVERMASQVFIPLTVGGGVRTVQDIRNLLNAGADKVSINTAAVFNPEFVGEAAQHFGSQCIVVAIDAKKVSLPGETPHWEIFTHGGRKPTGLDAVEWAKKMEGLGAGEILLTSMDQDGMKSGFDLGVTRAISDALGIPVIASGGVGNLQHLADGILEGHASAVLAASIFHFGEYTVPEAKAYMAARGIVVR encoded by the coding sequence ATGGCGCTGGCCAAACGCATCATCCCTTGCCTGGACGTAGACAACGGCCGGGTGGTCAAGGGTGTGAAATTCGAGAACATTCGTGACGCCGGCGACCCGGTGGAAATTGCCCGTCGCTACGATGAGCAGGGTGCCGACGAGATTACTTTTCTCGACATCACCGCCAGCGTCGACGGCCGCGATACCACGCTGCACACCGTCGAGCGCATGGCCAGCCAGGTGTTCATCCCGCTGACCGTCGGCGGTGGCGTACGCACCGTGCAGGACATTCGCAACCTGCTCAATGCCGGTGCGGACAAGGTCTCGATCAACACCGCGGCAGTGTTCAACCCGGAATTCGTCGGCGAAGCCGCTCAGCATTTCGGCTCGCAGTGCATCGTGGTCGCCATCGACGCCAAGAAAGTCTCGTTGCCGGGCGAAACCCCGCACTGGGAGATCTTCACCCATGGCGGACGCAAACCTACCGGGTTGGATGCGGTGGAGTGGGCGAAGAAGATGGAAGGCTTGGGGGCCGGTGAGATCCTGCTGACCAGCATGGATCAGGATGGCATGAAAAGCGGCTTCGACCTGGGCGTGACCCGTGCCATCAGCGACGCGCTGGGCATTCCGGTCATCGCCTCCGGCGGCGTTGGCAACCTGCAGCACCTGGCCGATGGCATCCTCGAAGGTCACGCCAGTGCAGTACTGGCGGCCAGTATTTTCCACTTCGGTGAGTACACCGTGCCGGAAGCGAAGGCCTACATGGCGGCACGCGGGATCGTGGTTCGCTAA
- a CDS encoding substrate-binding periplasmic protein, with protein sequence MLRRLFLVLASASLLLSSPVRAAENINTDLVLLTENFPPYNMAKNGKNFAQDENIDGIAVDIVREMFKRTDLTYSLTLRFPWERVYKLALENPGYGAFVMARLPDRESLFKWVGPIGPDDWILLARADSKITLESLQQARKYKIGAYKGDAIAQTLAKQGLKPIVVLRDQDNAKKLVNGQIDLWATGDPAGRYLARQDGVTGLKTVLRFNSAQLYLALNKEVSDETVAKLQAALDTLREEGVVDDIMARYL encoded by the coding sequence ATGCTCAGACGCCTTTTCCTCGTTCTCGCCAGTGCTTCATTGCTGTTATCCAGCCCCGTACGCGCAGCGGAAAACATCAACACCGACCTGGTGTTGCTGACGGAAAACTTCCCGCCTTACAACATGGCGAAGAACGGCAAGAACTTCGCTCAGGACGAGAATATCGACGGCATTGCCGTGGACATCGTCCGGGAAATGTTCAAACGCACCGACCTTACCTACAGCCTGACCCTGCGTTTTCCCTGGGAGCGTGTCTATAAACTCGCCCTGGAAAACCCCGGCTACGGCGCATTCGTCATGGCACGCCTGCCGGATCGCGAAAGTTTGTTCAAATGGGTCGGCCCCATTGGCCCGGACGACTGGATCCTGCTTGCCAGGGCTGACAGCAAGATCACCCTCGAATCGCTGCAACAGGCGCGCAAGTACAAGATCGGCGCCTACAAAGGTGATGCGATTGCGCAAACCCTGGCCAAGCAGGGGCTCAAACCCATTGTGGTGCTGCGCGATCAGGACAACGCCAAGAAGCTGGTCAATGGCCAGATTGACCTGTGGGCCACCGGTGATCCGGCTGGCCGTTATCTGGCACGCCAGGACGGCGTGACCGGGCTGAAGACGGTGCTGCGCTTCAATAGCGCGCAGTTGTACCTGGCGCTGAACAAGGAGGTGTCCGATGAGACCGTCGCCAAGCTGCAGGCCGCGCTGGACACGTTGCGTGAGGAAGGCGTGGTGGACGACATCATGGCACGCTATCTCTAG
- a CDS encoding divergent polysaccharide deacetylase family protein, giving the protein MGLRGILCLLCCLASVVHATLAQASPTHKAYLSLIIDDLGQNLPRDRRVLSLPGPVTTAIMPDTPHAAEFAREAHRAGKIVILHMPMDPATGPFAWHPELPIEALQSRLDAAFKAVPYTAGINNHMGSRMTAQRPAMAWLMAELQRRHKFFLDSRTSAQTVAAAEAQKIGLASLSRDVFLDDVRTEAAILGQLQTAISLARKQGSAVMIGHPYPQTLAVLERELPRLKAQGVEWIDIKSMISLRSNQAMAGHGKDGRYR; this is encoded by the coding sequence ATGGGTTTGCGCGGCATCCTCTGCCTGTTGTGCTGCCTGGCCAGCGTCGTCCATGCGACCCTGGCCCAGGCTTCCCCCACGCACAAGGCCTACCTGAGCCTGATCATCGACGACCTGGGACAGAACCTGCCCCGGGATCGTCGCGTGCTGAGCCTGCCCGGCCCGGTGACGACCGCGATCATGCCCGACACCCCCCACGCCGCCGAATTCGCCCGCGAGGCGCACCGCGCCGGCAAGATTGTCATCCTGCACATGCCCATGGACCCGGCCACCGGCCCGTTCGCCTGGCACCCCGAACTGCCCATCGAAGCATTGCAGAGTCGCCTGGATGCGGCGTTCAAGGCCGTACCCTATACGGCGGGCATCAACAACCACATGGGCAGCCGCATGACTGCCCAGCGCCCGGCCATGGCCTGGCTGATGGCCGAACTGCAGCGGCGCCACAAGTTCTTCCTCGACAGCCGCACCAGCGCCCAGACCGTCGCTGCCGCCGAGGCCCAGAAGATCGGCCTTGCCAGCCTGTCGCGGGATGTGTTTCTCGATGATGTGCGTACGGAGGCGGCGATCCTCGGTCAACTGCAGACCGCCATCAGCCTGGCGCGCAAACAGGGCTCGGCAGTGATGATCGGCCACCCTTACCCGCAAACGCTGGCGGTGCTGGAGCGCGAGCTGCCCCGACTCAAGGCCCAGGGCGTCGAGTGGATTGATATCAAATCGATGATCAGCCTGCGCAGCAACCAGGCAATGGCCGGGCATGGCAAGGATGGGCGTTACCGCTAG